From the Geotrypetes seraphini chromosome 8, aGeoSer1.1, whole genome shotgun sequence genome, the window gattgtggccctcaaggagggactttgagatccctggtttatttGGATGTTCTattacagtgtttctcaactcagcctagagtacccccttgccagtcaggttttcaagagatccacaatgaatatgcatgaaatacatttgcatagaatggaggcagcgtatgcaaatcaagtttatgcaaattcaatgtggatatcctgaaaacctgactggcaagcgGGTACTCTAGGACTGAGTTAAGAAACACTGTTCTATTGTACTCTGCATAGAATttcaggatatgcggaatataaattttttaaaataaataaatataattctcTGCATCTAGATACTTCCTGCTGTGAATCTctcatttattataataataataataataataatttatttcttatataccgccaaagccttagtagtttgaggcggtttacaacaaagaagggctggacaatcggcgaataTAAGTTCAATCAGCAAATGAAGATACAATTTGTATGGGTAAGCAGGATAcaggtacaatataagggggccATAAGTTGGGCATAGAGGTCTTAGGTTataaatcggttaaataggttagcttttagtaatttcctgaagtttaggtaggatgaggagcgcgagATAATATTGCCCAGCCAATTATTTAGTTGatctgcttggaaggcaagtgatctattcaggtatcttttgtaatggcaggcctttagagttggatggctaaACAGATGAGttctgcgtgtgggtctggatggacagTATAAGATAAAATGGGGAGCCAAGTATAAAGGGGCCGaaccaaggatggatttgaaacagaaacaggcaaacttgaactgcactcttgcttccaagggtagccagtggagttgttggtagtagggagttacgtgttcccatttttttagcccaaagatcagaCGGATTGCGTTGGTTACATCAAAATTTGACCACTGTAATACTATCTGTGTGGGACATCCTCAGGCTTCTCTTAAGAAATTACGGACAGTTCAAAACATTGCCATTAGAGTTATTACAaacgctaaggggctcataattaaaaaaaaaaaaaaagtctaaaaagtggcctaaatgcatacttggacgatcaaaaagcctgatcgtccaagtatccatattcaaagctggttttagacgtatttaaaaccagcttaggcctttcccctatctttaaatgcatagagcaaaaagagacatttttagaggaggagaaaggcaggaggtgggccgacctagacataagcgtacagcaggtataaccaaaagtttaggcaggttgctagtcggtacttatacgttttgatttagaccaagtcaaaacaggtataagtgccgaaaaagagcCCACTGAGCTGACTGCAACCTACCTACCGCaattatcactgcaggagagatggctcatctcttctgccgcgatggtgatcgcccacccccctctgaaccgcggcacttcagggtgagcattgcggcagggcatctcccctgccggcgatcctcatcccgaagtgccgcggttcagaggggagtgggcgatcaccatcgcggcacgagagatgaaccatctctcctgcagcgatcagccctctCCCGCGACTCaatccgggcaggagagagcccaagccctcctgcctggtgacaacccccccccccctcgccaaCGTCTggtcaagagggagcccaaaccctcttgccccgacgatcccgaacccccctccccccctacaagatcgggcaggagggagcccaacccctcttgcccagGCAACTACcgtatcccccacccccactaagatacaggcaggagggatcccaggccctcctgccctcgacaccccCCTCCTACTATCGCCCCCTCCTGAATCCCCCTCCTGAATCCCTGATTGCCCCCCCCACACCGacccctccatccccccaccccgtgAAAAACTGGTCTTCGAACAGCTTTCGGATTTTATCGAATCATCAAACGCATTACACCCTAATCAAACGGGATTTCGCAAACATCACAATACTGAATACTCAATGTTAGGTCTTATAACCAACATCCATTATTACCTAGATCATCATAAATCggttgcccttttttctttagatCTTTCTGTGGCTTTTGACACTATCGACCACGCTCTTTTACTTAATCGTCTGGAATCTTTTGGCATCAGTGGACAGGTTCTAAACTGGTTTACCTCTTTTCTCTCTAATCGTTCCTCCATTGTTACAGTTAAAGACGATCACTCTACTTCTTACTCTTCAACTTTCGAAATTCCCCAGGGTTCTATTCTGTCACCTCttctctttaacattttcctttctcccctACTCACTATTTGTCAATCGTTGGGCTTTACTTCATTTTCTTATGCTGAGGATATTCAACTTCTTCACCCGTTTGATCCCgaaaaagatgaagaaattaaaacaattaataGTAAACTGGACACAGTAAAAAACTGGCTCAGCCTTAATAAACTATCATTAAATATACAGAAAACTCAAACAATGTTTTTTACTTGGAGAAAAGACATTACCCCAATTTCTTCATTTGTACTCGACAACACTCCAATAGAACTAGTATCTACCTTAAAAATCCTAGGCGTAATCATTGACACTAATCTAACCTTTCATAATCACATTAGCCAAATCGTTAAATCCTGCTTCTACAAACTCCGTCTAATACGATCCATCTCATCATTTCTAGAACCAAAATCTATTAACATACTTATCCATTCTATGATCATctcaaaactagattactgcaattctctgatGTTCAATGtaccgcaaaaagaaaagaagagacttcaaataatccaaaacactgcaataaaactcattcacaaagcaaaaaaatatgaccacgtaacaccactattgatcaaatcccattggctgcctattaatcatcgaattacttttaaaatagcatttttagTTTTCAAAGTACTGTTATTTAATGAACCACAGTTCATATCCAGAATGATTATTCCACATCATTCTCGATCTCTCCGATCGTCATCCCAAGATCTATTATCAGTCCCGTCTTTAAAAATAGTGGGtacaaggagaaatgaaatgttttctgttttagctcctcaaacttggaacacTCTGCCACTCtttattagaaaagaaaaagatcttatttcttttaaaaaacttttaaaaacatttttatataatgatgcttttattaactAATCATTCAAGCCTATGATCATTTTtataaagcaatttttttttctcttttcctttttattctttttccccctccttgTGTTTTtaccccttttatgtttttttccagactgagataattgtaacttttcccccttcctccttgtGTATCCTGTTTGTCACTAAACCACATACATAAAGAAACCTTATGTGTTTTAATATTGTTTGTTTTCTAAActaatgtttttaaatttgttaaaACTTGTTTTAAGATTGTTTGTTCCCCCATAAGCTGTTTTTAAACtgtgcatcgcttagaatattttatataggcgatttatcaaataaacttgaacttgaacttgaactagcTGTAAAAGATGTCCGGACAGACAGGTTCTAAGCCcggccggcaggccagccatcccacgAATGGcccctgaggcgcctgggccaactggaatgcattttaaaaatcaattttaaaaaaagatatttatatTATTTGCAATATAGTAAATAAAGATGAGCTAAAGATTCTGCGCTCTGCTGCTTGCATTCTGCTACAGATATTGTTGTGTTGTCTGTTATTGTGTGATCTTTCCTGATCTGTAGTTCTTTTTAATGATTTTGTCAGACACCattgcatgagaaaaaaaaaaaagctacagaTTAAAAAAGGTAGGGAGTAAGAAATCAATGgaccaattaaaaataaatagcatATATCTCCAGTCTTCATTTCCACACTTCCTAACCTCCCaaagcatacacacacacattcctgACACCTATTCTCAATTATCTAAATACACACACTCCTTTCCAACCTAACACTCACCCAAACCCTAAATTCATATACTTATGTCTCTTCCCAGAATCCAGACATACACTAAACTCCTTCCTACCCTCCTATTCCCTTACCCCAAACATACAATTATGCCAATGAAATTATAGTTTCTGAAATCAAAGTAGACCCCCATCTTTTTGAATGGTTGAAGGGATTAAATattgctgtttaaaaaaacaaaacaacccaacAACTATATTGTGTTTCAAATTAATTTTGGGATGCTTTTAGTAGCAAACATCTGTGGATAATCATTGTTTTAATATCCCAATGATTAATTCAATGACTTTCTGTGTCTTGTTTTATTCTAGGTGATGTTGCCCTGAGCTAGAAAGAATCAATCTTCATTCACTATCCCTTTCTGTTCCCGATCAGGCTGAAGTCCTCTGTGGCTTTCATATCATCATGCTGCAATAGGACAACCACCTCAAGGAGTGCCTGGAGCCCCACTATGAGCAGCActgctccctccctggcccccaaCAGCTCTGAAATACTAAATTTGGACCCCCTGGGGAACCACTCTGTGTGGGAGGTTATCCTGATTGTCCTCACCACTGGGATCTTATCACTAGTTACCATTGTAGGCAACCTCCTAGTGTTGCTTGCTTTTAAGCTGAACAGTGACTTGAAGACAGTGAACAATTATTTCCTTCTCAGCCTGGCCTGTGCAGACCTGATTATCGGAGTCATTTCCATGAATCTTTACACCACCTACATCATCATGGGCCGTTGGGTATTGGGAAGTATACTGTGTGATCTCTGGCTGGCGCTAGATTACGTGGCCAGCAATGCTTCAGTCATGAACCTTTTGATCATATGCTTTGACCGCTATTTTTCAATTACTCGCCCTCTGACCTACAGGGCAAAAAGGACACCCAAGAGGGCAGCCATTATGATTGGCCTAGCTTGGGCCATCTCCTTTATCGTGTGGGCCCCTGCGATTTTGTTCTGGCAATATATTGAGGGAGAGCGCAAAGTTAGTGAAGGGAAATGCTATATCCAGTTTTTTGAAGTGCCCACCATCACATTTGGCACAGCCATTGCTGCCTTTTACCTGCCTGTAACAATCATGATTATCCTCTACTGGAGGATTTACAAGGAAACAGAAAACCGAGCAAAGGAGCTGGCAGGCCTGCAGGGGTCAGAGACAAAAACCATCATACAGCCAGCTCCGAGCAGCATcaagagcagcagcagctctgagcAATCCCAGCAAGTAGAAACACACACTATGGTGGTACTTCAGAAAAGGAACAAGGCCTGTTGTTTCCCAAACTGGAAACAGGGCCCACCAGTCCTGAAATCCTACCTGGACCATAGTAATGGGAGTCTGAATAACACAGAGGAAGGAGAATTGCCCGACTCTTTGACCTCATCAGAAGGAGAGGACCAAGCCTTTGAGATGAAAAGCATTTGTTCTGTCGTCATCAAATTGCCCATAGTCAACTCTGTGGTTCAACCACCAGCCATGACAACCACTAACGCCTTAAATGAGAATGTCTCCAAGCATGTGCGGGAAACGATGGCTAACTCCAGCAATatggaaaagaaaagaattgGTAAAGCATCAACGGATGTGGACTCTGCTAGAACAATCAAAAGACTTCCAAAGCACAAAGCCCTACCTCTGAACTCCACTGCTATAAAAGGCAAGTCAGCCGCAGCCAAGAATCAGATCTCCAAAAGAAAGAGCTTATcactgatcaaggagaagaaggCAGCCAAGACGCTTAGTGCCATCCTGCTAGCCTTTATCCTCACCTGGACACCCTATAATATCATGGTGTTGGTGTCCACTTTCTGCAAGGACTGTGTACCAGCACGCCTTTGGGAACTGGGCTACTGGCTCTGCTATGTCAATAGCACTATCAATCCTATGTGCTATGCACTCTGCAACAAGTCCTTCCGTACTACCTTCAAGATGCTTCTAGTCTGTCAGTGGGACAAGCGGAAATGGAAGAGCCACAAACATCCTATCTTGTTCTTGAGAACCCCATCACACTAAAGTTAGGAGAGGCCAAAGATAAAGTATAGGATGGTGAGCTATTAGCACCTTGTCTTTTTAACCCCACACTCCAAAGTTGCACAACTGCCAGCAGCAACAGCAGTTAATAGCATATATGGATTCCCAGCTGTTCCTGCTCCCTTCCAGAGTCCTGAGCTAACTCTTCAGATGTCTGCATTCCTTCTGTTCAACAGAACTAGCCCACTTTCCTGCACTCCCTCACATAGCCTCTTTTCCTAGGTGCCTGTGCTCCACTCTAGTCTGTAAAGCACATTTGTATTTTCAGTTCTCTCACCACTAGCAGTTTTGGGTTTGGCATTTTGAAGGGATCCTCTTCACCTTTCCCCAGAACCTTCAGGCTCCACTAGCTAAAAGATTTGCCCAGATATAATGTGATTTCTATTTTAAGAAAGACAAGTATGTCCATAGATGAAATGAATAACACATCAGGAGCACCTAATTAGTTTTTCAACTGAGCTCCACATTTCAATAAAGCCTCAATGCAACCTCATGAACAACTGGGGTGGTAACCTTTTGTCAATGCTTATGGGAAACCTGGTCACTGGACTGAGCATAGAATTTATAAGAACCAAAAAGGAAGTCAATAAGGATTGCAATGACCTATGGACAAAGGCTGTGGAGACAAGGAATGCAATATAATGTAAACATATTTGGGACAAATATAGAAGCAAGTGATAGGAACAGAGCTGGGAATTGGGTAAAAGTCATGGAAGCAGCAGAACTGGTGCTGGTTTACTCAATAATCAAAAAAGGGAACAAACATAATCTAATAATTAACCCTGCCAGAAATCACTCTAGCCAATATTACGGGGCATCAACTTGAAATAAACATTTACAACAATATAAATCATATAACACCAATGTGCTTAAAACACACATATATAGGTAGTGAATGAAGTGCTCAGTGCTATTATATTTCTCCTACTTGGAGGAAAGGCTAACTAGGAACATCATCGCACTTCAGTTGTTGGTGGCTCAGGATGGGTAGGTTTGACTGTATAAAATTAGGGTGGATTTTCTACCTAGTAATGAGTATTTGAGCACTATCTGTTGGAGCAAAGGAAATGGGAATAAGAAAAATCTTGAATTACGG encodes:
- the CHRM1 gene encoding muscarinic acetylcholine receptor M1, which codes for MSSTAPSLAPNSSEILNLDPLGNHSVWEVILIVLTTGILSLVTIVGNLLVLLAFKLNSDLKTVNNYFLLSLACADLIIGVISMNLYTTYIIMGRWVLGSILCDLWLALDYVASNASVMNLLIICFDRYFSITRPLTYRAKRTPKRAAIMIGLAWAISFIVWAPAILFWQYIEGERKVSEGKCYIQFFEVPTITFGTAIAAFYLPVTIMIILYWRIYKETENRAKELAGLQGSETKTIIQPAPSSIKSSSSSEQSQQVETHTMVVLQKRNKACCFPNWKQGPPVLKSYLDHSNGSLNNTEEGELPDSLTSSEGEDQAFEMKSICSVVIKLPIVNSVVQPPAMTTTNALNENVSKHVRETMANSSNMEKKRIGKASTDVDSARTIKRLPKHKALPLNSTAIKGKSAAAKNQISKRKSLSLIKEKKAAKTLSAILLAFILTWTPYNIMVLVSTFCKDCVPARLWELGYWLCYVNSTINPMCYALCNKSFRTTFKMLLVCQWDKRKWKSHKHPILFLRTPSH